From Posidoniimonas polymericola, the proteins below share one genomic window:
- a CDS encoding ATP-binding cassette domain-containing protein — MITETDQSGLHTAYGQTGRPTVAVRELNHFFGSGELRKQALHQNNLEVWPGEIVIMTGPSGSGKTTLLTLIGTLRTVMEGSLVVLDKELLNASNTLITQLRLQMGFIFQAHNLFESLTAYENVNMAAELAGMDRKQADERIKYLLTRLGLGKHIHKKPKQLSGGQKQRVAIARGLVHGPRLVLADEPTAALDATSGREVVTLFQELTRQEDHPCTIIMVTHDNRILDVADRIVNMVDGRISSDVSVSEAEERCGFLRNITLFQTLTPSTMLQVADKMQVQESPAGETVIRQGDPGELFYLIRSGKADVVVRDAQGERTVANLGEGDYFGETALITDEPRNATIVTREDAVYYTLGKEDFRSVLDTSHTFEEELRRALFSRQ, encoded by the coding sequence ATGATCACCGAGACCGACCAATCCGGCCTCCACACCGCCTACGGCCAGACCGGCAGGCCGACGGTCGCCGTGCGCGAGCTGAACCACTTCTTCGGCTCGGGCGAGCTCCGCAAGCAGGCCCTGCACCAGAACAACCTCGAGGTCTGGCCCGGTGAGATCGTCATCATGACCGGCCCGTCCGGCTCGGGTAAAACCACGCTCTTGACCCTGATCGGCACGCTGCGGACCGTGATGGAGGGGAGCCTCGTGGTGCTCGATAAGGAGCTGCTGAATGCCAGCAACACGCTGATCACGCAGCTCCGCCTACAGATGGGCTTTATCTTCCAGGCGCACAACCTGTTCGAGTCGCTCACGGCGTACGAGAACGTCAACATGGCGGCCGAGCTCGCCGGCATGGACCGCAAGCAGGCCGACGAGCGGATCAAGTACCTGCTGACGCGGCTCGGCCTCGGCAAGCACATCCACAAGAAGCCAAAGCAGCTCTCCGGCGGCCAGAAGCAGCGGGTCGCGATCGCCCGCGGGCTGGTGCACGGGCCGCGGCTGGTGCTGGCCGACGAGCCGACCGCGGCGCTCGACGCGACCAGCGGACGCGAGGTAGTCACGCTGTTCCAGGAGCTGACCCGCCAAGAAGACCACCCGTGCACCATCATCATGGTGACGCACGACAACCGCATCCTGGACGTCGCGGACCGGATCGTGAACATGGTCGACGGCCGCATCTCGTCGGACGTGTCGGTCAGCGAGGCCGAGGAACGCTGCGGCTTCCTCCGCAATATCACGCTGTTCCAGACGCTCACCCCGTCGACCATGCTGCAGGTGGCCGACAAGATGCAGGTGCAGGAGTCGCCCGCCGGCGAGACCGTCATCCGCCAGGGCGACCCGGGCGAGCTGTTCTACCTGATCCGCTCCGGCAAGGCCGACGTCGTGGTGCGCGACGCGCAGGGCGAGCGGACGGTCGCCAACCTGGGCGAGGGCGACTACTTCGGCGAGACCGCCCTGATCACCGACGAGCCCCGCAACGCCACGATCGTCACCCGCGAGGACGCCGTCTACTACACGCTCGGCAAAGAAGACTTCCGCTCGGTGCTCGACACGAGCCACACGTTCGAGGAGGAACTGCGGCGGGCGTTGTTTAGCCGGCAGTAG
- the devC gene encoding ABC transporter permease DevC, with protein sequence MYKTPLAWKNLMHDRRRLATAIAGIGFAVLLMFVQVGFQNALYDSQVRLVDALGGDLFITSRDRFAIAAETRFPVQRLLQARSLPGVTGAYPLYSELTTSVFKNFGSRASSKGHQIRSMAIELGTPVFQMDGLAESLPRLRGPFTAIVDRQSKPTKFAVPTDDDALLAEANVEVSDQRLNLVGTFELGTDFVNEGNLIMSTATFAKLFPHRVPGGDPLSVVDLGIVDLAEGANPEEARDALAAMLGEQVSVYTREGFREKEMKFWRSTTPIGAVFSAGKVIGFVVGVVICYQVIFSGISDHMPEFATLKAMGYQRSYFVGLIVVEAVWLAVFGFLPGAVLSTGLYHWLADQTGLLMQMTLSTLLFVFVITVIMCVASGLLAVRKLLTADPASLF encoded by the coding sequence GTGTACAAGACCCCGCTAGCCTGGAAGAACCTGATGCACGACCGCCGGCGGCTCGCCACGGCGATCGCGGGCATCGGGTTCGCCGTGCTGCTGATGTTTGTGCAGGTCGGCTTCCAGAACGCGCTGTATGACAGCCAGGTGCGGCTGGTCGACGCGCTGGGTGGCGACCTGTTTATCACCAGCCGCGACCGGTTCGCCATCGCCGCCGAGACCCGCTTCCCGGTGCAGCGGCTGCTGCAGGCGCGGTCGCTGCCCGGCGTCACCGGGGCCTACCCGCTGTACAGCGAGCTTACGACCTCGGTCTTCAAGAACTTCGGCAGCCGCGCGTCGAGTAAGGGGCACCAGATCCGCTCGATGGCGATCGAGCTCGGCACGCCCGTCTTCCAAATGGATGGGCTCGCCGAGAGCCTGCCGCGTCTGCGGGGCCCGTTTACGGCGATTGTCGACCGGCAGAGCAAGCCGACCAAATTCGCCGTCCCAACCGACGACGACGCCCTGCTGGCCGAGGCCAATGTCGAGGTCAGCGACCAGCGGCTCAATCTTGTTGGCACGTTCGAGCTGGGGACCGACTTCGTCAACGAGGGCAACCTGATCATGAGCACCGCGACCTTCGCCAAGCTCTTCCCGCACCGCGTCCCCGGTGGCGACCCGCTGAGCGTCGTTGACCTCGGGATCGTCGACCTGGCCGAGGGCGCCAACCCCGAAGAGGCCCGTGACGCGCTGGCCGCGATGCTCGGCGAGCAGGTCAGCGTCTACACCCGCGAGGGCTTCCGCGAAAAAGAAATGAAGTTCTGGCGGAGCACCACGCCGATCGGCGCGGTGTTCTCGGCCGGCAAGGTGATCGGCTTCGTGGTCGGCGTGGTGATCTGCTACCAGGTGATCTTCAGCGGGATCTCCGACCACATGCCCGAATTCGCCACCTTAAAAGCGATGGGCTACCAGCGGTCGTACTTTGTCGGCCTGATTGTGGTCGAGGCGGTCTGGCTCGCCGTGTTCGGCTTCCTGCCGGGCGCGGTGCTCAGCACGGGCCTGTACCACTGGCTGGCAGACCAGACCGGGCTGTTGATGCAGATGACGCTGTCGACCCTGCTGTTCGTGTTTGTGATTACCGTGATAATGTGCGTCGCGTCGGGGCTGCTGGCGGTCCGCAAGCTGCTGACCGCCGACCCGGCAAGTTTGTTCTAG
- a CDS encoding FtsX-like permease family protein, producing MLNQQLAWKNLLQNRVRTAVGMAGVGFAAMLMFMQLGFKGAIEKTATQIYDAVEFDLMLRSPAYLHLTEARDFPRARLHQAASLPQVRRARPFYIGLSVWQAPSESAYQPGDLQNVPGMGRSIITMGVEPADPPFSRPDLRAAAARLTSEEFVLVDSKSKQEYGPKDGKRFSEEDVGTVTALGAQTVRVIGLFELGTGMASNGACMASLDGYLRANPWQDREDITLGLLSLAEGADPLRVRDELQTLFAGEDVEVLTRDEVRAHEEERWMVQTPFGLIFTFLVVVAVLVGVAIVYQVLSNDIANLMSEYATLKAMGYSNRYLCTVILQQSVLLALVGFAPALLLCWQLYALVGGYAGIPMVMTPGIMLGVLGLSVGMCVASGVFALQKLFKADPAELF from the coding sequence ATGCTCAACCAACAGCTCGCCTGGAAGAACCTGCTGCAGAACCGGGTGCGGACCGCGGTCGGCATGGCCGGCGTGGGGTTCGCGGCGATGCTGATGTTCATGCAGCTCGGCTTCAAGGGCGCCATCGAAAAGACCGCCACGCAGATCTACGACGCGGTCGAGTTCGACCTGATGCTCCGCTCGCCGGCCTACCTCCACCTGACCGAGGCCCGGGACTTCCCCCGCGCGCGGCTCCACCAGGCGGCCTCGCTGCCGCAGGTGCGGCGGGCGCGGCCGTTCTACATCGGGCTGAGCGTCTGGCAGGCGCCGAGCGAATCGGCCTACCAGCCGGGCGACCTGCAGAACGTCCCCGGCATGGGCCGCAGCATCATCACGATGGGCGTCGAGCCGGCCGACCCGCCGTTCTCGCGGCCCGACCTCCGCGCAGCGGCCGCCAGGCTGACCAGCGAGGAGTTCGTGCTGGTCGACTCCAAGAGCAAGCAGGAGTACGGCCCCAAGGACGGCAAGCGGTTCAGCGAGGAGGACGTCGGCACGGTCACGGCACTCGGCGCTCAAACCGTGCGGGTGATTGGGCTGTTCGAGCTCGGCACTGGCATGGCCAGCAACGGCGCGTGCATGGCGAGTCTCGACGGCTACCTGCGGGCCAACCCGTGGCAGGACCGAGAGGACATCACGCTCGGGCTGCTCTCACTCGCCGAGGGCGCCGACCCGCTGCGGGTGCGTGACGAATTGCAGACGCTCTTCGCCGGCGAGGACGTCGAGGTGCTCACCCGCGACGAGGTCCGGGCGCACGAAGAAGAACGCTGGATGGTGCAGACGCCGTTCGGGCTGATCTTCACGTTCCTGGTGGTGGTCGCGGTGCTGGTCGGCGTGGCGATCGTCTACCAGGTGCTGTCGAACGACATCGCCAACCTGATGAGCGAGTACGCCACGCTCAAGGCCATGGGCTACAGCAACCGCTACCTCTGCACGGTAATCCTGCAGCAGTCGGTGCTGCTGGCGCTGGTCGGGTTCGCCCCCGCCCTGCTGCTCTGCTGGCAGCTCTACGCATTGGTGGGTGGCTACGCCGGCATCCCAATGGTGATGACGCCCGGCATCATGCTCGGCGTGCTCGGCCTGTCGGTCGGAATGTGCGTCGCGTCGGGCGTGTTCGCGCTGCAGAAGTTGTTCAAGGCCGACCCGGCCGAGTTGTTTTAA